Part of the Eubacterium sp. 1001713B170207_170306_E7 genome, GAAGCCGTTGAAGACCATACGCCGGTTATATCCAAGGAGACCGTTCAGGGTGAACGCACAAAAGAGCAAAGTGAAAATGGACAGAGCTCATCGATTAATGCAGTGGAGGCTAAAGCGCCTGAAATGCAGGATAATATGTCTGCCAGCCAGGATTCAGCAGCACTTATTTCTGAAAATCCTCATATATCAACTCAAGAGATAAAAGGGCAGCAGTGGTCTCAAGATACTGCTGTGGCCAGTAATACTGGTAAAAAAGCAGAGGAATCATCCCTTGAATCTGTTGGAAATCAACAAGATCTTATTCCTGATAAGAGTGTTCAAGGCGTACCTGTAGAGAAAAAAGAATTACATGAAGAACCAGAAGTAAAAGCGATCGTAGATGTTCTGGATGCGAATGATCCACTGACCCGAAGAACATTTGAAGCACTATTAACGTGTGTTTCTACAATGGAGGTACAGGTAAAATCGCTTTCCGATGAAACCATTCGCTTAAGACAGGAAATTAAGGAGATGCAGCCATCACCTGAAAAAGAAATGGTGCAGCAGGAAAATCGAAATATGGAGGAACAGGTTGTTGTCATGCAGCAGGATGTTATTAAGGTGAAAAAGGGCATTCTGGAAGGGTGCCGAAAGGCCTTGGATCATTTCAAACAGCATGGTAAGCAAGCCTTGAAAGACTTCTTGAGTTTTCTTCATATCGACAGTGCACTGGAAAAAGCGCAGAAACATGTTTCAGTGAACCTCCGCGAAAATGACCAAACATTAAAAGAGATTAAAGCCATTACAAAGGAATACCATCAATCGGGTCAGCATCTCAAAAATACGGGACGCATGATCGTGGGAAAAGAGCCGATAGCGGATATTAAAGGGCCAGGAATTATTTCAAAAGCAATCACGGCACATTTTAAAGCGGAGCGTTCGTGCTTGAACAAATTGGACAGCAGTATTAGAACGGCCTTAGAAAATATCAAGGCTCTATCATCCGAACAGATAAAAGAAGATTCGTCCATGGATCGCATTTATAATATTATTCAGGAAGACGATTCCGAGGGAAAAACTCAGGAAGCAAATGAGATTCTTGATGAAAAAACAGAAGAAAATAGTCAGGAAACGGCCGATATAAGCCCTCGATCAGAAGCCGCAAGCAGCATGTTCAATGG contains:
- a CDS encoding DUF6674 family protein, producing the protein MSVDTELGREIAQIINVILQEVIQMQKERQYNEEQVNRSKVESEKAKLVEKMNDDTRKSLKKIDNLLKQNDELVSQYGASIGDYIDEGLAEVLNNEMQVSKELEGVYNRPQENLWPDKDQHTDILTLSRPAINAYVEICRNADNKLALADQGARNTRPLELTLLDTLANKDYPEKAEDLEDISWHWIANEDITNTIKERGLLLNAARYSGSLRMNLTAVEKGMAEAVEDHTPVISKETVQGERTKEQSENGQSSSINAVEAKAPEMQDNMSASQDSAALISENPHISTQEIKGQQWSQDTAVASNTGKKAEESSLESVGNQQDLIPDKSVQGVPVEKKELHEEPEVKAIVDVLDANDPLTRRTFEALLTCVSTMEVQVKSLSDETIRLRQEIKEMQPSPEKEMVQQENRNMEEQVVVMQQDVIKVKKGILEGCRKALDHFKQHGKQALKDFLSFLHIDSALEKAQKHVSVNLRENDQTLKEIKAITKEYHQSGQHLKNTGRMIVGKEPIADIKGPGIISKAITAHFKAERSCLNKLDSSIRTALENIKALSSEQIKEDSSMDRIYNIIQEDDSEGKTQEANEILDEKTEENSQETADISPRSEAASSMFNGLENIEAIDTNILSKDNSLDDDIER